ACATTCGTGCACTTCAactgttaataaattatcacgataagtacaaaaaaataattaaatctattaaaaacaGGAAAAATACATTAACTTTTAAATCAAATCTAGAAAAATTTCAGAATAATGCAAAAGATACACTATTTGATTTAGCAGCTTGCAAATGTATTGAATTCTATCTTTGCTCTTGTGAAAAATCTCGTAAAGTTCCCATTATCGAACAAATGTTTCTGAAAGACCAAAGATCAATGAGAAATATGGCTATGTCATCGATTGAtgttaaaacaacaaaaaaacttaATCAAAACATgcacagaaaaaaaatagaagcaAGTCGAATtgacaaacataataaaaaagagctgtgtgtaaataatattatggaaacaaTAGAAACGGATGAAACATATAATACTGACAATGACGACAATACAGATGAAGATTCCAATTATTCACCAAATTCAATGTCCTCATTGTCTTCAACGTATAGTGCTAATAAACAGTCACAAATGAGACTCGAGTTACCAGCTCTAGCATTAGCGTGTGATAGAACGGGAATATCTGATCGAACTGCTGCTACTATTGCTAGTGCAATACTACAAGATGTTGGAATAATTAAAACTGATGATAAACAACATGTGATTGACAGAATGAAAATAAGGAGAGAGAGACATAAGAAACGCCAAGatctaaaaatacaaactgatAGGCAACCGAAAAGTCTATATTTTGACGGACGTAAAGACCAcacttttataaatcaaaaaacagatgacaaatattatcgtaataaaataACAGAAGAACACATTACACTCATAAGAGAGCCAGGGTCTCGGTTTATGGGACATTGTACTCCTGTAAATGGAACTgctataagtattaaaaacagtattataagctatttaaaaacaaacgacATATGTACTTCAAAATTGTTGGTGATTGGTTGTGATGGGACCGTCGTAAATACTGGTAGTAAAGGGGGTGTTATTAGGCTAATAGAGGAACAGCTAAATAAACCACTACAATGGGTAATTTGTCAGTTACACGCTAACGAACTACCTTTGCGTCATTTATTCCAACATCTAGATGGAAAAACTTCAGGACCGCGTGGATTTTCTGGAGCACTGGGAAAACAACTAGAGAATTGTCATAAGTTaccagttaaaaaatttaaacctaTTAAAGGTAATATGCCGTTTTTAGAAACCGCAATTGATTTAAGTACtgaccaaaaatatttattcaacatttgtgTAAGCATAATAAATGGTGAATGTTCCATAGATTTAGCACGTACAAATCCAGGTAAACAAGCACATTCAAGGTGGCTGACTACTGCAAATAGAATTTTGCGGTTATACATTAGCACTGAAACACCGGAAGAAAACCTAATAACTTTaactgaatttattttaaaagtttatgcACCCATGTGGTTTCacataaaaatgaaatcattttGTTCATTAGGTTCAAAACATGTCTGGCAAACcattcaattttcaagataCTTACCAAAAAATTATTGATCCAGTTATTCAAAGAAATGCATATTTTGGAGCACctgaaaatattcttttaagtaTGCTAGTTGATGATCGAATGCGTATAAGAGAACTtgctatacaaaaaatttttaattcaagaCTTAGCAAAGCAACAGGAGTTCGTATCTTTAAAGTACCTTTACTCAATTTCGATGCTTCTGATTATACTGAATTAGTAGACTGGAACAAATGTGAAATAACTGAGCCACCAATATTATCAATGATTGAAAATGAAGTTTTGAatcaagtaatatatatattttacaaaactgtttattaaatttaaatacttaattttttgtttctttcaGATTGTTATGTCCGGACAAGTTGCTgagtacattaatatatttccaTGTCATACTCAAGCTGTTGAGAGAGCCGTTAAGTTAGTAACCGATGCATCTACTGCGGTTTGTGGTGAATCAGCAAGAGATGGATTTATACGAGCTAGAATTGAGTCGCGGGCTATAATGCCatcatttaatacaaaaaaagaatataaattgtttaaattaaaaaattatatgataagtaAAATTCTAATGATAagtaactttataatttttattattattttggtaaacaataatgtaaaattaaaataaaacaaatttacattatgtatttatgcgTACAATAAATAAGTACGTGGCGGCACCTCAAAAAATTATCCCATGACCTCCAaagtttttgtactttttaatactcttgaaatacataaaaaaatgtctattaaaaactaaaaaaaattttttatttttttttaattgtttcattcCACCCTAATGTGGGTACAGTCTACTGCCCCAACCACTCTTGGAAATCCTTTCAATCTGAAAAAACCTGTTTGAACTTTCTGAATTTCTTCAGCATCCCTAGACATGTTGATAAAATGCGGACGAAGACGACCAATCGCGAATGACACACGTTTTATGGTTCGGCATATTGTTGACTTATGGACGTGTACGTGATCTCCAATAACGGCCTTTATTAAGGAATATAGGGAAAGAAAGGAGTAGTAGACAGTTACCTAGGTATGTGACTATGTACAATAGAAAAGTACTTGTTCAATTTTTAACAGTTAAAGAGGAACGGTTATAACAATCAAATCCTTCAAAggatattattttagaagtttattttaaaaataataattttacactcagcagatcacgttcgttagttaaaaaataagagtgaattgacttcttataaaattaaaatgtaagattattatctaggaaaTCTCATaggctatttattatattttaattttaaagcgagttataagtatttttaattttaagatgtacctacaaacaatttacaattttaaaatacttataactcgatttaaaattaaaatataataaaaaagcctACGTGATTCactatagataataatcttacctttgaattttataagattatttttatattaattttaattttattagatacattttataattttatattcacttttatttttaaaataacggagctaaacgtgatttgctgagcgtaaaatgtgCAATGCGTACGTATGTAAGACCAGGGGGTGGCTAAGGGGctataaaaagtgtaaataaaagacatattgtatttgtatacttagcCACCTCTCCTATACAAAATTCCTCactgtgtaagacggagacaacaagaCAACATAATTTGAGGGTGCGAGTGTGCGACGTCCCCTTAAGGGCTGCCCGTAACCGATTTTTTCGATCAAAAACTCGCCTAGCACGCCACTGCCACCTAGTGAACTGATttcggaaatttttttttaaattggtttcaaaaccaGGCACAGacttatataatcatttatgaCTAATACATGCCTTGGATGGCAGCgaaaaaattgcaaattgcCACTATTATAGACCAGAGCGGAGGTCTTAAATCTTAATGCATCAACACATGTGTTCAGTTCAACAGTAactttaccataatatataacgttacatttagaaaaacaaataaaaatataggtaggtactatacattTTGATGTAGGTTACACTATACATACTTGAAAGGTACCTGTAGCATAGTATCTTAAAGTCACCAAAATTTGTATTTCTGGAGAAATGGCGAAGCTTCTATTTGTAGAACGTCGCAAATCGTTtccaattaaatgtaataaaaatacaaaagtttCCTTTGATAgtctattgtaaaaaaatgcatttattgtgTATCAAATTAGGtacgatttacattttatttaacttattggttattatagctattagtTACTTACCTAAACCTACTTTTAAAGTCAAAATCGTCGAAATCCTCCAATGGGCTTGACCTATCCCGAAAGAATCTTGATctgggtaaataaaataatacatccaACACCATTTCATCATCAGAATTAGATGAGTCGGAAATCGGAATCAGTCATTTTTCAAAGTGTATTTAATTACTTTGtgatgtaggtattaaatattaataattaattatatacgtGGAAAGCAAGTAAAAATTCAAGAATGTAACATGTAAGAGTGTGTAAGTGGTGTAACGCATTGACAAGACGCATAGGTAGTTAccgacgtaggtacctactgtatacTACTGTTTAATGAAcgaataaatttttattcaaccGAAATCGGATCATTAGTTTAATTGACCGGTAACCAATAGTTTAATGACTCAATAACGTTATTGAacgtttatttaacatttagtgGATGAATAACTTTTTATTCATTCAATAGCGTACTATtggttcattaaatatttaatgaacgtTCATACAACCCggcataagtattttaaataattattgaattatttatgtttgttttatattttaataaaagtgtttccgacccgaaaattatatgttttatttgagTAGCCACACGATTCTACGTACGCTTTAAATCTGATCTGAAACCGGTTAATTTATGGTCGTTGAGGATTGAAAGGCTAAATAGTAAGGTAGCGATATCGACGTCTAGAGAGCCAAACTGTAACCGGTTAATTTATGGTCTTTTCAGTGGCGTGGCGTGGAGTCAACAGTGGTGTAAGCAATCACCAAAAATTATACCCACCtataccttaattttttttttttttaccaccacTCAAAAGCAGCTTCAGTTTAAAATACTGATTTTACCTTGCTATAATTAAATAGTTGCATACTTACAAATTTTACCTCTAAAAATGTGTCTCAACAActtttggttataatataacaaaattaacaaaaacatatatatttttaatacattagctatttatttttaaatatattttaataacaaacgaaacaatttttttaagttatacattCTAATGTAGGGATAAtagtgttaataaataataaaaataataataataacagtcctgttttttttcttaaatctaatttttagttCCAAATTCTATTAGTTTACAAGTTCACTTATAAGACAACTCTATCcttctattttgttttataaagtcTTTAATTACATCATTATGAAAATTAGGTTCACACTTTGTAGTCATTAAAACTTCTTTTTCTATGGAAAGTAAAGATAAATTTGAAAGTCTATTTTGAGTTtgattatttcttaaataagTTTTTACCCTTTTTAAAGCGGAAAAAGATCTTTCAGCAGAAGCACTTGTTGCAGGAATGGCTAAAATTAATGCACATAATTTAGTAACTTTAGGTAGAACAGTTGTTAAATCTGTTTCCCTCAAATAttctaaaagtttataaatatgtgtTTGATGAAACTGATCAGATGAATATATAATTGACAATTCACTCTTTAGCTTTGGAAATTCAAAATACTGACCATATGTTTGTTTAAGTGAACTAAATTTATCCTGAGGAAAATTATCTTTGTAATGggaaaatttttcaaaatcaagtAACCCcataaattttaagttatatacttCAGAAAATCGTTCatcaattttaactaaaatagtatctattatttcataaaataaacgtttatagttaatttttctaTCTTCTGATACTTGAACCATTCGACACCTTTTATTTCTGGAtgggattattttatttttttctaagtcATTTACTTCATtccaaactaaattaaatttctgcCTATACTCATTTAATTGTTTcttaaattcatttattttttgagtacaatatgaaatatcaaacacttttttttgtaatacatcAAAAAGGTACCTAGCTAAAGGaagtatttttccaaaaatgattaaattaaaattaaaatcaaaatcttcTAATGTCAAACAAAAGCCTCTAGCACATATAATTGATTCGCCATCCCATTTGTCAGCGTTTTCTACAATAGACtgcattaattgattaatttcttttttatgttcaaccataatattaattaatctactATTATAATTCCACCTTGTTGGTGCAATAGTTGGAAAccgttttttaacaattaaatctAACTCATTTATTCTTTTTGTACTATTAGAGAAAAAAACCGCAAACCCGTTtagatttgtaaaaaatattttacattcctTAATATGAGACACTGACTGCTTAAGAACTAAATCAAGTTTATGTGCATAGCAATGAATATAcattgcatttttatatttctgttttatcAAAGTCTGCAAACCATTATGAGAACCAGACATAACAGCAGCTCCATCATATGTCTGAGCAACTAATTTGTTCTCATCACATATATACTCTGgaagtattgaaaaaaaatgatcagCCAAAGATTTAGCTGACCTATCAGCACTAACATCAGAAAACCCAATAAATCTCTCTTGAACACCTTTGTCATTAACATATCTAAATACTGTTGTGAGTTGTGATCTTTTTGTAATATCAGTTGTTTCATCCGTGATTACTGCTAAGAAGTCAGCatctttaatttcatttttaatttttgtaattataacattttttatagaattaattaaatcattttgtatGTCATTTGAAAGGCCTGTAAAAACAGTAGAATTTGAAATATGGAATTTTAGTTTATCATCAACAGAAGAGagtaaattaaatgtttcaacAAAATTACCTCTATTTAAAGAACTTGATTTTTCATCATGACCTCTAAAAGCTAATTCTTGTTTGGCAAGGAAACAAGTGATAtcaattaatttacttataacatacctattattatctactttttcattatgtttatttatgtttttttttaaattttcacttaAACAAATATCTATCCTATTATTcccaaaagtttttaaatttaccaaGGCTTGAATGTGTAGCTGACTTGATTCGTGTCTAGTTTTTAACCCATGAAAATTAGACATATCAGTAAACCCATATTTTGACCAAATATTCGATTCACTATGTGAAAAGAGCAAACAGGGCCAACAGTACAATTTATCCGAACAACCACAAAGCCAGTCacatgttttataaaaacattcattaaaatatcggtaacaatttttagttttagatttCAAATTAGGTAATTTAGGAGTAGGCCTCCCTCTCAAAACAATATCCATTTTGTCTTCATAAGTATGCGCGCCAAATGATTTTACCAGTAACCTATCTATATCACAGTGGAAGTTGGACAAATTGTCTTGTTGAGGTGAAAATTGAGTTGTTGGTGGTGATTCATTGTTTGAAACTGATGATAATTTTGTATCATTTGGTTGATAGCTAGTAAATGTTTTTGGTGTGTTAAAAAACAATGGAAGTCCTTGATTTATTGAAACTAAATTTCCTCCTAAAAcgtaaattagaaaatatataggtaatacatttatacaaattatgttttgaaacattagaaattttatttaactaataaactGTTATGTagtatttaactttatttatatcatttgaaataattgattaaaaaaaataactatatattatttctagtaataataaaataattgttctaaTACATTGTATTAGATTTggatcaatatatttttatataaatacatttctgaAGAAATAATTCATCTCATgggtaaaaaaaagtaatattttatgaataaaaaaatataacatacactagtctagtttaatttataatagaaatattttaataaaagcaCCGGATTTAGACACATTGTatacactttttttaatttgagctCCCGTACTCATGTCTCATGTGTACTACAGAAATACTTAAACTATAGATGTTGTTAGATTGTATTAGTAggtaattgataataaaattactttataacttattttattattgacataCTTTTTGATCCAATATCAGTATTTTGTGATGAAGTTGTGGATTCTGAAATTGGTGCAACAGCAACACTAATTTCGTTTGAcccaacatttttattgattgctGCAATGATGACAAACACTTAATATTAGcggttaaataattattatcatataatatgtaatatgtttgaTGTTTAAGTCatttcaatatacctacatagtacatattaaCTTTTACAGTCATTAACAACTAGAAGACATTTAGAACATATGAAGTTATTACTTACTTGGCGTTTTTGAGAAATAgttgcttatatttttatttgtaagtttTGACTTTCGCACTACACAAGAAGCTATATGCAATAGCCAATTATAACTgctcatattattttcttgtttgcCACACTcacaagtaataaaattaacatctTGAACATGATCActcatcataaaataattaaaaatataaatatcatacaataacCTAACATTAattgaagttaaaaaataaattaactgtactaTTCTGTAAGTCGTAACTATTAAATAAAGTCAAATAGTCATAACAGACAATAGTGGCAGTGCGGCACTGTTTGTCATACCATTATACCAACgcaattggtaaaaataaaataaagtgaaaTGTCGATTAAAATCACGATGATTGCTGATTCGTCGTGtatcatatttgaaaatcgCTTATATGTCAGTACCACCACCGCGTATACTATTCCGCATGATAATTTCAACACAaacaatttatactataaaCTGTAATAgtctaatttataaaataggaaAGGGAATTGAAATCGCTTACACACACATCGCATTTCTcatgtttatagaaaatgcaTAGATGAGCCGAACGTGCGTGCGCGGACTGCGGAAGTTCGGGGGACATTTTACCGAGTATTCTTGGCTTGTAATGAACCGACGCGACGACCGAAACGTTCAAAAACAACGAATAACGATGTTATTTTTAGACtaacaacaaataacaatttataaatataaatttataaaatcaatgaaaaaatattataataaacaataatattatttcacattgATCATGgctaaaattgaatttaatttggtcatttaaaaataatacacccaAAAACGTTTAACAATAAAAAGTGTAAGCAACGCTTACACTGCTTATATACACGCCACGCCACTGGGTCTTTTGGTTACTTAGGTGTCAGTAGAGGTGTATCACTGAAAAGTGCATACACGACAGTGGCGCCCAACGCGGTTCTTATCCACGGccggagacatttttttttttttgattttttgtgcgtgtgccctggtacctcaaccttggcacgttttaatttttttgaagtttttgtacaagtgaagtacAACAATTGTGAACGTTTCGGTAAAACCCGAAGCGAGTTTAGTTTTTGCGTGTGAGTAAAACACATACGCGCTCGATTTTTTTTGTCCAACCGACATACAGCATTCTTGTGCCGCGTGAGTACAATTTTGCTAACCGTGCGTCCACGCATATACGCCAAGGTGAGCAACGTTtggtaatatacttacatattaataGGATTatagattagtttttttaaataattcaaatagaaTTTTAGTTcaaagtttttcaaaattttattcaattttaataaccaaaaaaaaaaaaattttttttaattttaaacaaggaGATTAGGTTCTTTAAGGAAACTATCTAAATAGGATTttttagtcaaatttttttttctcttctctctttctttttcaaaatttttattccatattaaataacttcaaaaatattttaaattaagtgatATACTTAACGTATTATTAGGATTatagtttagtttttttaataatttaaatagttttcactagtttaattttcttttgtcttTCAAAAtcgtatttagtttatttaaaaaaaaaatatattttaactttaattcttaaattattcaaaaattaagtagttagtggtaagtataaatatatcaatacaaatcaacctttttcattaaaaatacatttctttaaactcataaattcaattaaatcttaatgTGATATGAACGACAATGATCTTATTGCCTTAGGttcaaaaattactaaattaacagatatttattcacataaaaaatcagaacttattgaactatgcaaatctaaacaattaaaaagcgtaggaaccgtagataatctaagagctagattatcaaaatattataaagggatCACAGAATTAGACGACATTGAAGAAACCTTAAGCGAATTACAAAAACACGAAGTTcaagaaaattcaataaaagataaaatcgaCATTAAAGATTTACTCATACAAAGTAACTTAAGTGATTCAAGTCCGGAAACAAgtaatagtacaaaaaataaatcaattactaacgacattaaaaatataactaacgaTTTAGAAATTaacgcaaataaattaataattcaggcAGACAAAATTTTAGACACTAGTAAtactttatatcaaaataatttagagcaaacctctgacaataattataataatttaataaacttaaatcctaacgaaccaacaaaaaaagaacacaTATACGAAGATATCGAAAGTCCAATTAAAACTGAATCGAACTTAAATACCACCTTCTTTAGCAACTCACAATTTGTAATAGAAAACACacctgaaaaacaaaataatttaaaaaataaaaatccaaaacacaaaatggaaaaaatgataattaaaccaGATAGTTTTTCCGGACAAGGAGACATCAAAACATTTCTTAGACAGTACGAAAAAGCAgcacaaataaacaattgggacgacaatgaaaaaatgaaattcttatcaatatttctgaaagatactgccaacaaatttttacaaaacttggaAAACAAAGGAAGAAACTGGTCATGGGAAAATCTAAAAAGCGAGTTCATAAACGAATTTCAACCAATAGGATACTCTATAATACTGAAAGACAAATTAGAAAATAGGAAACAAAACGACTTAGAgtcaatttctagttttgttacggaaatagaatatttatgtagtcAAGTAGACAAGGATATGAAAGAGGaagatatttgtgtttacataCTAAAAGGTATAAAAGAACCTATATTACACACAATTTCACTTCACGACAAcagtaacttaaaaaagttaaaagaaaatttaaaaaaatatgaacttatgcaATAAGAAGCTCAGGACTTAGCGAATACAcagaaattttgaacaaacaagtaatgcaattaaataccgaaacaaaagacagcaaccaagaaattaaacgtttaaatacaaaattagaaagaatagacagttattacaaaaacaaaattgatcaactatgtaccgaaatgaacaatttaaaaaaatacgacaagACAGTAAATTTTGAAGATAGATCACGCAACAGAGACAAAAGTCCATATCCACACAAATCAGATTACAAAGGCAGGAACAATTATAGGGAAAAAAGTCCTTATTCCGATAAGTACAACGACTATAAGTTCAGAGAAAATAGTAAAGATAgttataataaccataaatacagAGATAACAGCAGAGAAATTAGCAATAATAGAGATAGGTCTTATTCAAGGGATAGGAAAAACTCCTACGACAGGTCCAGAGATACAAGCAGAAATAGATATAACAACAGAAATCGTGGAGATGACGCAACTAGAAAACAGCACAGTAGGGACAACAGCAGAGAAAGATACTCAACACcggaaaaatttaatggaagagaaaacataatatgctacaaatgcaatgaaaaaggacATTATGCAAACGattgcaatttttcaaaaaacgaatAGCACCCGAGTTAAGAGAAAAATCGGAATATCTACCTCggggaacaaataatattaatttaaaaatctacacctctaaatttaacagagaaaaaaaaaatgaaaaaaataattatattcattttgtagaaaattggtacaaatcaaaaaattcaaataaactaataactaatgaagtAAACGACGATGACGAAAAAGCTGTAGAAAACATCGTAACAATAAGTAGTTTGAACCCACtaaacgaatttcaaaaattccTACTCAGCAATAACGATAGAACCGACTTCCTATGCGATTACAGTGaacagacggtaaatattttatcattacgaaaTGATATCGCAATCGGCCATTGCACAAGTCAATGCCTTACTATGTCGAAGGGGATCgcattacaatttagaaataaatttaacaacgttcaaaatttaatagaccaaagaaaaaaaaaaaccgaaattgcttatttgaaaaacggaagacaatgggttctatatctaataacaaaaaatgaatattacgacAAACCAGcgtacattaacatttttagaacactAGCTAACACTAGGAAATTTtgtattgagaataatattactactttagCTTTACCCAAAATCTGCACTGGACGAGACAAAAAGGATTGGAAAGTTATTTCTACtatgattaagtttatttttcaagacacgcaaataaaaattttaatatgcctactaccaaacaatgacgatgaaaaacaaaataaatattttaaaaacaatggttcacaaactagtaatataatcacgttagggaaaaattttaataacacaattaacgataaattaaaaaatgaaatctcACAAATCGCGGGTTCATtcataaaaacggaaaatgtacCCGGAGACGGTGACTGTGGTGCCCACGCACTACGAATATGCCTTAAACAACATGGTATATATAGAAAGacagtagaattattaaatatgctcgGCATTCCTAATTGCAAATCTGGCTACTATCTTAAAGATGACGATCTAGCGTTTATCTGTGACCAAttcaattttaacttatatttaatacacgaaAATTCCGAATATACAAATGCCATAATTTACTGgaaattaaataggaaaaacatagggatattcaataaaaattgccaTTGGACACCAGGAATCATAACAGAAACATATAACCCTCGTCAattcaataacataacaataaacacagtttttcccAACTTTAATACTATAGAAGAAAATGTAGACCATTTCTTACACGAATGTTTCGATCGCTT
This genomic window from Metopolophium dirhodum isolate CAU chromosome 1, ASM1992520v1, whole genome shotgun sequence contains:
- the LOC132932928 gene encoding zinc finger MYM-type protein 1-like, which gives rise to MMSDHVQDVNFITCECGKQENNMSSYNWLLHIASCVVRKSKLTNKNISNYFSKTPTINKNVGSNEISVAVAPISESTTSSQNTDIGSKRGNLVSINQGLPLFFNTPKTFTSYQPNDTKLSSVSNNESPPTTQFSPQQDNLSNFHCDIDRLLVKSFGAHTYEDKMDIVLRGRPTPKLPNLKSKTKNCYRYFNECFYKTCDWLCGCSDKLYCWPCLLFSHSESNIWSKYGFTDMSNFHGLKTRHESSQLHIQALVNLKTFGNNRIDICLSENLKKNINKHNEKVDNNRYVISKLIDITCFLAKQELAFRGHDEKSSSLNRGLSNDIQNDLINSIKNVIITKIKNEIKDADFLAVITDETTDITKRSQLTTVFRYVNDKGVQERFIGFSDVSADRSAKSLADHFFSILPEYICDENKLVAQTYDGAAVMSGSHNGLQTLIKQKYKNAMYIHCYAHKLDLVLKQSVSHIKECKIFFTNLNGFAVFFSNSTKRINELDLIVKKRFPTIAPTRWNYNSRLINIMVEHKKEINQLMQSIVENADKWDGESIICARGFCLTLEDFDFNFNLIIFGKILPLARYLFDVLQKKVFDISYCTQKINEFKKQLNEYRQKFNLVWNEVNDLEKNKIIPSRNKRCRMVQVSEDRKINYKRLFYEIIDTILVKIDERFSEVYNLKFMGLLDFEKFSHYKDNFPQDKFSSLKQTYGQYFEFPKLKSELSIIYSSDQFHQTHIYKLLEYLRETDLTTVLPKVTKLCALILAIPATSASAERSFSALKRVKTYLRNNQTQNRLSNLSLLSIEKEVLMTTKCEPNFHNDTINAFFYNRLSKETFVFLLHLIGNDLRRSTNRSFAISPEIQILVTLRYYATGTFQVCIVAVIGDHVHVHKSTICRTIKRVSFAIGRLRPHFINMSRDAEEIQKVQTGFFRLKGFPRVVGAVDCTHIRSPNSNIGERFRNRKGYFSFNVQAICDSNLKIMNIVARWPGSVHDSTIFDNSMCRAQFENGEYGNSFLLGDGGYPCRDYMMTPLLRPVTEAEKRYQKAHIGTRNVVERLFGVWKRRFPVIAVGRTQLNTTMTTIVATAVLYNILKEQCDEMPADENAVDNDLLLEIDMNPVRQTGNLVRGQLIDLVFT